One Streptomyces sp. CG4 genomic window, AACCGCCACAACGCCCAACCCGGCGAACCTTCCCGGTCAGAGCACCAGCCGCGTTCACTTGTCTCAAGCCCCGCCAGCTCCTCACGTTCTCAGGCCTCACAGTCGGCACTTATCCAGCCTTCCTGGCCCAGGGCGTGTTCGATGGGTCAGTGAGCCTGCCCTGCCTGGTCAGTTGGCCGCACTTACTCAGTTGACTGGCTCGACTCAACGAAGGAGCGCGGTCAGTGCCCTCCCGGACGGATCCGCGCAGGAGTTCATCGGCGCCCTGATGTTCATGATGACCGGCTTCGGCCTCGGCTGGGTCAACGCTGGCGCCGACTACTCACGCTATATGCCCCGGAGTTCGTCCAGCCGGGGCGTGATCGGCTGGACCACCTCCGGCGCCTCCGTGGCCCCCCTGCTCCTGCTGGTCTCCGGGCTGCCGCTGGCCGGTTCCCCCCCGAAGCTGAGCCAGTCCATCGCCGCCGACCCGATCGGCGCGCTCACCACGATCCTGCCGACCTGGTTCCTGGTGCCGTTCGCCGTGGTCGCCGTCCTCTGCCTGGTCGGCGGCGCCGTCCTCGCCAGCGTGGTGGCGTAAGAGCGCAGCCCTCTGTCGCCGGTGCCCGGAATCCGCGAACTGCCCGCCAACGGCCTCGGCCAGGACTCGCTCGCCGAGTTGTTGCAACCCGCCGGGCTGCGGCCCGACCAAGGAGAACAGCGGGTCTCCGGGCGGCCGGTCGACGCCCGCGAGGCGGAGTTGGTGCGGCGCGCACCGGGGGACTGGTTCCTGCACAAGCGCCGGACGACCCGGGCGGCCGACGACTCCTTCGCCGAGCACGCCGTCGCCCTGCTCGACCCCACCCACGTCGAGCTGACCCTCAGCCTCGGCTGACCCGCCGTGCGACGTCCGGTCAGAGAGCCGGCGAGGTCTGGGACAGGTGCCGGTAGTCCCTGGGCGGCATGCCGTAGGCGGACCGGAAGGCGCGGCTGAACTCCGCCGCCCGCGGAAATCCCCAGCGGGTGCCGATCACATGAATGGGCACATCACCCAGTGCCGGGTCGGCGAGGTCGCGGCAGGCGGCCTCCAGGCGCAGCCGGCGTATCCAGGCCGCGACCGTGATCTCCTCCTCCTGGAAGAGGCGGTGCAGATAGCTGACGGAGATGTGGTGTGCCGCGGCCACGACGCTCGGTGTGAGCTGCGGGTCGTGCATGTGCCGGCGGATGAAGTTCTTGACGCGCAGGATGAGGGCACGCTGGTGGGTCTCCGGAGGCAGTGACTTCTCGGCCTCCAGGAGGTGGGCGAACAGGGCGGCGACGAGGTGGGTCACGGCCGTGCCCAGGCGGGGACCGTCCGACGGCTGGAACTGGTCGGGGTGCGAAGCCAGTCGGGTGAGCAGGTCGCAGAGCAGCGCACCGGTCCCCTCCCGGCTCGTCACCAGCCGCGGCAACGGGCGTCCTGACACGGCTCGCGGCAGGGGGAGCAGCGCTTTGGGAATCTCAAGTCCCAGCGCGGTGACCGGTTCCGCGCCGGTGCGGATCTCCCAGGGCACCGCGGAGTCGTTGATGTGCAGGTCGGAGGGGCGGTACGTGGCCTCGCCGTCGTCCCATGTGCCCGCTCCGGTCCCCATCACGACGAGAGACATGTGGTAGAGCTCTGGGTCGGACTGGCGGATGAGCTTCGGGGTCCGCCGGATCGTCACCTGCTCGAAGGTGGCAGGCCACAGAGACACGCTGCCGAGGTCCAGCACGCGTTGGGTGAAACGGAAATCGTGGGTGTGCTTGCTGCTCAGTGTCACCGGAGCGTGGGTCTTCCGCAGCCGCTCCGCCCAGTACCCGAACCGGTCGGCCGGCGGCACGTCCTCACTCCGGAACACCGTCTCGTTCAGCACACCCACACCTTTGCTCGTTTGCCATGCCTGCGCCGAACGGCTCGGCACCGCTGCCAACAGTCGATATCTGCATCTACTGCACCGACTGCAAACTCGTTTGTGCACTCTGCGCCAACGACGTAGATCCTCTCGCCGGGGAAACTGGTCGCACGGTGCGATCGAGGCGCCCGCACGGGCGGTGAGCGAAATCAGGCTTCGACGGGGGTGAGGCGTGCATTTGCTCCATGCCGTGCGGTGGCGGTGGGCTCCACGCCGGTGTGCTCGCCGAAGTACGGCGGCACCACCTGACCTGAACGATCGGCACGTATGCGGCCCCGCACCTGGTTCGAGGGTGCGGGGCCACACCATCGTGACGTCGCCCACCGCACAGACGCCCCAGGGGCCGCAACCGGCCGGCTCGGCGGCACGCGACCAGGGCCGTGCCGGAGCTGCGTCGGACTGCCCCTACTGGCCGGTTTTCACCGTCCCTGGCCACCTCGTAGGCCGGACCACCACCGGATCTCCCGTACGTCCGCACGCATGTCCCACGGCCCGACGGGTACGCGAGCATCGAGCACGCCCGGGCGCGGATCCGCCCCCGGGTGGCCCGTACGGCCGCCGCTACCTGGGGATCTGCCATGGAGACACCCGCACACGACGACCTGCCGACGCCGGCCCAGCAGGCACTGGACGCGCTGGCCGAGAACGCGGAGGACCAGGGCGCGCTGGACGTCCTCGCCCACAGTGACGTGCTCGTACCCGTGCCGGACGACGCGATCGACGGCGAGGGCGCCGATGCCACGTCCGTGGCCCTGCCCGTCCTCGAACAGCCCGGCGGTGAGCCGGTCGTCCCCGTGTTCACCACGGAGGGCGAGATGGTCGAACTACTGCCGTTCGTCTCCCGCTACCGCCTCATCCCGCTGGGCGCCCTCGCCTCCCAATGGCCCGACGAGGACCTCTCCCTGGCCATAGACGGCAACTCCTCGCACGCCCTGACGCTCACGTCACAGGGGGTGCGCACGCTGCTGGCCCGGTGAGCGAGCGCTCTGAAAGGAGCGCGGGGCCGAGTCGACATGCGGCTCCGCGGCGTGGGTGCGAGAAGCCACGACGGACCCGCACCCGCGCACACATCCGATCCCCCACACCGTGGGCGCAAAAATAGCCCCATGGAATACCTCTCCGGCGCGGCCGGGGCCCTGGTCCTCGTACTGGTCCTCAGCAGCATCCTTCGCACGCTGGTGGTCCCCAGAGGCCTCTACTCCGCGCTGGTCTTCCGCCTGTGGTGGAGCCTGCGCAGACTTCTGCGGCGCACAGCCCTGCGCGGCGGTTACGCCGCGATGGACCGCGCTCAGACCTGGCTCGCCCCGCTGATGCTCATCGGCATGCTCGCCAGCTGGCTGAGCGGCGCCCTGCTCGGCTTCGGCCTCCTGCTGTACTCGCTGTCCCCGCTGTCCTGGACCACCGCGTTCCGGGAGGCGGGGTCCAGCCTGTTCACGCTCGGTTTCGCCGGCGGAGCCCGGCTGAAACTGTCGGTGCTCGACTTCGTCGCCGCGGCCACCGGCCCGGTCCTGATCGCCCTGCAGATCGCCTACCTGCCCACGCTGTACGCCGCCTACAACCGCCGCGAACTGGAGGTCACCCTGCTCCAGGCGCGGGCCGGCGAGCCGGCGTGGGGCCCGGAGATCCTCGCCCGGCAGTGGCTGGTCGACACCGAGAGGGCGCTGCCCGAGCTGTACCGGGCCTGGGAGCGGCTCGCCGCGGACATGGGCGAGAGCCACTCGACGTACCCCATCCTGCTGACCTTCCGTTCCCCGCGCCCGCACCGCAGCTGGCTGGTCGGACTCGTCGCGGTGATGGACGCGGCGGCGATGCAGCTGGCCCTGGAACCGCGGCTCGCCCCGCCGGAGGCCCGGCTGGTGCTGCGGGCCGGCTTCACCGCGCTGCGCGACATCGCCCGCGCCCTGCGCTTCCCGTTCGACGAGGACCCGTCGCCGGACGCCACGATCCGGCTGACCTTCGCCGAGTTCGACGCCGCCGTGGCCATGCTGGAGTCGGCCGGGTTCCACGCCGAGCGGTCGCCGAAGGAGGCCTGGCCGCACTTCCAGGGCTGGCGGGTCAACTACGAGGCGATCGCCTATGAACTGTGCCGCCGCTGCGACGCCGTACCCGCGTTGTGGACCGGCCCCCGCGACTTCCCCGGCGGGCCGATCCCGCCCGCGCGTCCGGCCGACCGGCGGCCCGGCGAAGGACGGCCGGAACTGCCCCCCGCCACCGGATAGTCCCCGGCCCGTGGCGGGAAGATCCCAGCGAAAGACAGGTCCAAGACCGGTCCGAGGCAGGTCCGGACGCGTGCGAAGGAGCCGATGGTCGTGAGGGTCGTCCTGCTGGGCACCGCCGCCGGGGGCGGCTTCCCGCAGTGGAACTGCGCCTGTGCGCTGTGCACGGCCGCCCGGGACGGCAAGCTGCCCTCCCGCACCCAGGAGTGCGCCGCCGTCACCGGCAACGGCCGCGACTGGTGGCTGCTGAACGCCTCGCCCGATCTGCGCACCCAGCTCACCGCCACCCCGGCGCTCTGGCCGGGCCCGGGTCCCCGGGACACCCCGCTGCGCGGTGTCCTGCTCACCGACGCCGAGGCGGACCACGTCACCGGCCTGGCCGAGCTGCGCGGAGCGGCGGGCCTGAAGGTCTACGCCGCCGCACCGGTGCGCGCCGTACTGGGTCCGGCCCGCGCCGCTCTGGACCGTTACGCCCCCTGGGAGTGGGCGGACAGCCTGGCCGACGGCGGATTCGTGCTGGCCGGGGGACTGGTGGTCACGGCCCATCCGGTGGGTGCGAAGATCCCGAAGTACGTACCGGCGCAGGTTCCCGGCGCCGGCGGCCCATGGGTGACGGCGTACCGCGTGGAGGATCTGGCCAGCGGGGGAGTGCTGGTGTACGCGCCCTGCGTGGGCGCCTGGAGTCCGGAGCTGGACGAGCTGTGCGCCGAGGCCGACTGCGTGCTGCTGGACGGCACCTTCTTCGCGGCCGACGAGATGGGCACGGCGGTGCGCTCCGGTGCCGGGCAGGCCGCCATGGGACACCTGCCGGTCACGGGCCGGGACGGCACGCTCGCGGCCCTGGCCCGCCATCCCGGTGCGCGCCGGATCTACACCCACCTCAACAACACGAACCCGCTGCTCGACCCGGATTCACCGGCACGTGCGCGGATCGCCGAGGAGGGCGTCGAGGTACTGCCCGACGGGGCCGAGCTGCTGCTCTGACCTCCCTGCCGGCCGGTGCGTCCCTGCCCGCGGTCGCGGACGTTCCCGCGCGGTCTCCGCTGTTCCCGCCCGGTGAGCCTGCGTCTATCGTTCCCGCCTGGTGAGCCCGCGTCTAACGTTCCTGCCCGGTGAGCATGCGCTCCAGCACGGCGCGCTGCAGCGGCTGCACCTCGGCGTGCAGCGCACGGCCCTTGGGGGTGAGCGCCACCCACACCCCGCGCCGGTCCTCGGCGCACACCGAGCGCTCCACCAGGCCGTCCTTCTCCAGTCGGCCGATCAGCCGGGACAGCGCGCTCTGGGTGAGATGGACCCGGCCGACCAGGTTCTGCACCCGGCACTGGTCACCCTCCGCGGGCGACTCGGACGCCAGGATGTCCAGCACCTCGAAGTCGCTGGCGCCCAGCCCGTGCGGGTGCAGGGCCCGGTCGATCTCGCACATCGTGTGCGCGTGTACGGCGAGGATGTCCCGCCACCGTTCCTCGAGCCGGGCGTCGGCCGTCTTGACTGCCATACCCGCACCGTAGCACCGATCCAGCCAATCATTGAGTGTGCAACTAGTGCGGGTGTGAGCGGGTACGAACAGGCGGCCGCAGCTCAGGCGACCGGGTCCTGGAGCAGGCCGATCAGGTTGCCGTCGGGGTCCTTCACGGAGGCGATCAGCCTGCCGTTGCCGACGTCCCGCACGTCCTGGACGGGCTCGGCGCCCGCCGCCAGCAGGGCCGCGAGGCGCTCGCGAAGATCGGTGACGTGCCAGAACGGCACCGGCCCGGTCAGGCCCTGCGCGTGCCCGTTGGGGTCGAGGCCGACGTCCTGTCCCTCGGCCTTGAAACCGACGTAATAGGGTTCGTCCGCGTACGGCTCGACGCCCAGGAGGGCGGTGAACAGGGCCTTGGCACGGTCCTTGTCCTTGACGGGGTAGATGATCGTCTGCACGCCGGCGGTCATGGGACTCTCCTTCTGAGGTGCGTGGCCCGACGGGTTCTCCGTCGGTGCACTTCACGCTAGGACCGGGGAGCCCGCTCCGGCTTCTTCGATCCTGACCGGTTGCGGGCTCCCCGTGGCTCACTCGTTGTGCAGCACCTCCGCAACGGTGAGCCGGGCCGCGCGCCGGGCGGGGACGAGGGCGCCCACCACGGCGATCACCAGACCCGCCAGCGCAAGTCCGGCCGGCTTCGGCGCGTGCCAGACGTCCGTCATGTACGACGGCAGAGTGAGGTCGATCCCCGCGGCCATCCGTGGGACGACCACCTCGTAGGCGGCGATGCCCAGCGGGACGCCCTGCACCGACCCGATCACGCCGAGTACCGCCATGGACGTCACCGTCATCACCGTCACCTGGCGCGGGGTCATGCCGATCGACTTGAGCATGCCGAGGTCACGACGTCGGTCATGGGTGTTGAGCACGGCCGTGTTGAACACACCGAGGGAGGCGACCAGGGCCAGCATCAGGGTGAGGGCGGCCGCCGAGCCGATGATGGTCTCGGCGCCGTTGCTCGGGCCGGTCAGCTGGGTACTGAGCCCCGTGTCGACGGCTCGGGCGGCGCGCGCGTACGCCGTCCCGTCCGTGCCCTCACGCAGTTTGACGTGATAGGCGAACGCCTTGCCGTCCGGGACCAGCGCGGTGAACGTCGGCCAGGTGCCGGCGACCACCCGGTCGTTCTCCTGCATCTGCTCGCCGACCACCGTGACCTCCTCCTGGCGGCCGCTCTTGCGTAGCCGGAGGTGGTCCCCGATGTGCACCCCGTTGCGGCGCAGGAAGGCCGAGCCGACCACGACCTCTCCCGGACGGTGCATCCAGCGGCCCCGGACGAGCGCGTCGCCCAGGGGCAGGTCCGGCCCGCGCCTGCCCTCGAAGGTGACCCTCTGTGCGGAACCCTCGATCCGCGCATCCTCGTCCCCACGGGCCGTCACCCGCGCCGCGCCTGGCAACGAGCCGAGCAGCGACTGAAGTTCGCGGTCGACGCGGACCGGCAGCACCTGCCTGCCGTGGACGTAGTCGCTTGCGTAGACCGTGACGTCGTACGCACCCTTGCCGCGGTCTCCGAACAGGGTCTTCGTCGCCGAGACGGCCTATCCCTTCACCCTGGCCAACAACGACTCGCTGGAGAACCAGATCGACACCACCGTCAAACTGGTGTCCGGCTACCCGGCGACCGTGGCCGGCCAGACCAAGTGGCTGAACGACGTGGCGAGCATCGTCGAGGCCGTCCCGGACGGCCGCGGCCTCGGCGTCTTCTCCTGGGAGGCGACCTGGACCGCCGTCACCGGCAACGGCTGGGACCCGACCGACGCCGGCTCCGGCAACGGCTGGGAGAACCAGGCCCTGTTCGGTTACGACGACAAGGCGCTGTCCTCGATGACGTGGTTCAGCCACCGCTGAACCACAGCTGAGGGGGCCCGGCCGTAAGGGGCGGCCGGGTCTCCCCCATTTTCCGGGGTCATATGCACACCCCTGGGTCGCACGGCCGTTCGGTACCGGACAACGGTCACCGAGTGCCGGACGCGGCGGCGTCGCCCGGGCCACAGTGGTGACACTGCGTACGAGGAGGTCGGGGACGGAGGCGGACGGATGATGGGAACCCCCTCGGGCCGGATGCGGCAGACGATTCTCGAATGGCTCAAGGACCCAGATGCCAACTTCCCGGCGCCCGCTCGCCGGGATCCCGTCGCGACCGGAGTCACCGCGCGTGCCGTGGCCGCCAAGCTGGGCGTGCGTCGCCGCACCGCCCGCGCCCACCTGGACTTCCTCACCCGGCTCGGCGTGCTGCGCACCCGCCGCCTGCGGTGCCGTACCTACTACCGGCGCGACGAGATCCGCATCGCCGAGGTGGCGCGCGTGTTCGAGAAGGGGTGGTGAGGAAGGCGCTGGTGAGCCGGCGTCGGACCGGGCAGGGCGGGGCAGGATGACGGGAGGGAGAGAGCTCGGCGAACACCCCCGGCCGGCAGGCGGGAGATGCCGACCGACGGCGGAGGGCACCGCGCATGGACCGACCCACTGGACTTGTCCCGCTCCACTACGTCTCCCTCGGCGCCCGTGGCCCCGAGGACGTGGTGGCCGACGCACACGGGCGCGTACTGACCGGAGTGGAGGACGGCCGGATCCTGCGCCTCCACCACCTCGGCGACCCGCGGACGGCCCGTGTGGAGGTGCTGGCCGAGACCGGCGGGCGTCCCCTCGGACTCGAACTGCTGCCGGACGGCGGCCTGTTGGTGTGCGACGCGGAACGCGGCCTGCTGCGCGTCGACCCCGGCCGCGGCCGCGGCACCGTCCGTGTCCTCGCGGACTCGGCGGCGGGGGAGCGGCTCCGCTTCTGCAGCAACGTCGTCGCCCTGCCGGACGGCACCGTGTACTTCACGGTCTCCAGCCGCCGCTACCCACTGGAGCACTGGATCGGCGACATCGTCGAGCACACCGGCACCGGACGGCTGCTGCGCCTTCCGCCCGGGGGCGCTGAGCCCGAAGTCCTGCTGGACGGGCTGCAGTTCGCCAATGGCCTGGCGGCCGGCGGCGACGGCTCCTTCCTGGTGATCGCCGAGACCGGCGCCTGCCGTCTCACCCGCTATCACCTCACCGGCCCCCGCGCCGGCCACGCCGACCTCTTCGCCCGGCTTCCCGGCATGCCGGACAACCTCTGGCGCGAGGGCCCCGACGGCCCGATCTGGGTCGCGCTCGCCAGCCCCAGGGTTCCGCCGCTGCACCTCCTGCACCGCACCCCGCCCGGCGTGCGCGCAGCAGCCGCCCGGGCCGCCGTCCACGCGCCCTACCGCCCGAGCGGAACGATCGGGGTGCTGGCCCTCGACGACACGGGCCGCACCGTCCGGCACCTCGTCCGCCGCCGCTCCGGCTTCCGCATGCTCACCGCCGTCTGCGCGACCGGCGGCCACCTCGTCCTCGGCAGCCTCCGGGAGCCCGGCGTCGCGGTCTGCGCCCGGACCACCGCCCGCTGACCCGGCGGTAGGCTGGTGCCCGGCCGTGATCACCCGTAGGGGCGGGCCGAACACCCCCTCGGGACCGGCCGAAGAGGAGACGCACGCACATGACAGCCCCGGAAGCCGAGAGCCTCCGTGTCCGCCCCACGCCAGGGCGGCGGTCCGAGTGGCGCACCCAGGCACCCGTCGTCGCGGTGGTCGCCCTCGGCGGCGCCCTCGGCGCCTGCGCCCGCTACGGGCTCACCCTCGTCTGGCCCACGCCGCCCGGCTCCTTTCCCTGGGCGACGTTCTGGACCAACGCCGTCGGCTGCGCGGTGATCGGTGTCTTCATGGTGCTCATCACCGAGGTGTGGGCCGCCCACCGCCTCGTCCGCCCCTTTTTCGGCACCGGCATCCTCGGCGGCTTCACCACGTTCTCCACCTATGCCGTCGACATCCGCAGGCTGGTCGACGCCGGGCGCCCCGGCCTCGGGCTCGGCTATCTCGCCGCGACACTGTGCGCGGCCCTCGCCGCGGTGTGGCTCGCCTCGGTCGCCGCCCGCCGCGTGCTGATCAGGAGGCAGCGATGACGTCACTCACCGGCCGCGCCCTCAGGCTGACCGTCTACATCGGCGAGGACGACACCTGGCACCACAAGCCCCTGTACTCCGAGATCGTGCACCGCGCACACACGGCCGGACTCGCCGGGGCGAGCGTCTTCCGGGGCATCGAGGGCTTCGGCGCCTCCTCCCGCATCCACACCTCCCGCCTGCTGTCCCTGAGCGAGGACCTGCCCGTGGCAGTCGTCGTCGTGGACACCGAGGAGCGCGTACGGGCGTTCCTGCCGCAGCTCGACGAACTCGTCGACGAGGGCCTGGTCACGCTGGAGGAGTGCGAGGTCGTCCGGTACGTGGGACGTACGGGCGGTCCGCGCGGCATGGACCCGAAGGGTAAGAAGTCGTTGTGAACTGGCTGCTGGTGATCGCGGGAGCCGTGGTCGGCGCACCGCTGCGCTATCTCACCGACCGCGCCGTGCAGGCCCGCCATGACTCGGTGTTCCCCTGGGGCACCTTCGTGGTGAATGTCACCGGATGTCTCATCCTCGGGCTGCTCACCGGTGCGGCCTCCGCCGGGGCCGCCGGACCTCACCTGCAACTCCTGCTGGGCACCGGGCTGTGCGGCGCCCTGACGACGTACTCGACCTTCTCCTACGAGACGCTGCGGCTGACCGAGGCCGGCTCCGGGCTCTACGCTGCCGTGAACGTCGTCGCGAGTGTGGTGGCGGGGCTCGCCGCGGCCTTCGCCGGTGTCTCGCTCGCCGGAGTGCTGTGGGCCTAGCGCTTCGATACGGCCGGGCACAGCAAGTACTTTCTACAACACTGTCGACCTACACTCCTCAGAACTGGATCCCATGAGCGCCATCTCCGTCGGTCAAGCCGTCGTCCTCGGAGTAGTCGAGGGGGTGACCGAGTTCCTCCCGGTGTCCTCGACCGGGCACCTGAAGATCACCGAGGGACTCATGCACATCCCGGTCGACGACAAGTCCGTCGTCGGCTTCTCCGCCGTCATCCAGGTCGGCGCCATCGCCGCCGTGCTCGTGTACTTCTTCAAGGACATCAAGCGGATCGTCTCCGCCTGGTTCCGCGGTCTGGTCAACCGCGAGGAGCGCTACCACCACGACTACAAGTTCGCCTGGTGGGTGATCGCCGCCACCATCCCGATCGTCATCGTGGGCCTGGCCGCCAAACCGCTGATCGACGGCGCGCTCGGCTCCCTGTGGGTGGTGGCCGCCTCGCTGATCGTCGGCTCGGGCGTGATGTGGGCGGCCGACCAGATGGGCCGGCACAAGCGCGGCGAGGACGACACGTCCTTCAAGGACGCGATGTGGGTCGGCTGCTCCCAGATCCTCGCCCTGCTCTTCCCCGGCTTCTCCCGCTCCGGCGCCACCATGTCCACCGCGCTCATCCGGGACCTGGACCGCGTCGCCGCCACCCGCCTGTCGTTCTTCCTCGGCATCCCGGCCCTCACCGGCGCCGGCATCTACGAGCTCAAGGACGCCCTGGGCGCGGGCGTGGGCGCCGCTCCGCTGGCCGTCGGCACCATCGTCTCCTTCGTGGTCGCCTACGCCTCCATCGCCTGGCTGCTGAAGTTCGTCGCCAAGCACTCCTTCAACGCCTTCGTGATCTACCGCATCATCATCGGCGTGGGACTGCTCGGCCTGCTCGCGACCGGTGTGCTCGACGCCTGACCGAACCCTCCTGATCACCCACGGGGTGCGGATGCCTGCATTCAGGCGCCGCACCCCGTGAATGTTTCCTTTACGGGGTGTCTTGACAGTTCCCTGACGCAACCCGCAGGATCGCTCCCGTGAACCTGTCAGACAGCCAGACAGGTGGTCTGGGTCCCCGGCGTGTGAGCGCCATGGAAGCGGTCCTCAGCCACCTCCGCGGCGCCATCGAACGCGGCGAGTACGCCATAGGCGACAAGCTGCCCTCCGAGGCCGAGCTGTGCCGCACCCTTGAGGTGTCCCGGCCCGTGCTCCGGGAGGCGCTGCGCGCGCTGCAGACGATGGGCCTCACGGTCTCCCGGACCGGCAAGGGCACCTTCGTCGTCGCGAACGCCGTCGAGGACCCCACCTTCGGCGACTACGCGGCCAGCGACCTGCTCGAGGTGCGCCGGCACATAGAGATCCCGGTCGCCGGGTACGCGGCCGTGCGCCGCACCCCGGAGAATCTGGACCACCTGGCCCATCTGCTCGACCGCATGGAGCGGGAGACGGACACCACCGCGTGGGTGGCGATGGACACCCTCTTCCACCTCGCCGTGGCCGAGGCCGCCCAGAACCCGGTCTTCCGCCGGGTCATCGAGGAGATCCGCGACGCACTGGCGCGTCAGTCGGCCTTCCTCAACGAACTGGGCGGGCGCCGCGAGCAGTCCAACCGCGAGCACCGGGCGATCGTCGAGGCGCTGGTCGACGGTTCCGAACACGACGCGGTGGAGGCCATGAGCCACCATCTGGACCGCGTCGAGACGACCCTCACCGACATCGTGCGTCCGCAGCGGACGGACGACCTCCCCACGGAAGGCGGACCCGAGGCGTGAGCGAGCAGCACCTCAAAGACGAGACGCGCCCCTCGTCCGGCCATGTCGACGCCGGAGACGCCGGCTACAGCAAAGGCCTGAAGCACCGGCACGTCAACATGATCGCCATCGGCGGAGCCATCGGCACCGGCCTCTTCCTCGGCGCGGGCGGCCGGCTCGCCGACGCCGGGCCCTCCCTGTTCATCGCGTACGCCGTCTGCGGCGTCTTCGCCTTCCTGGTGGTGCGCGCTCTCGGCGAACTCGTCCTGTACCGCCCGTCCTCCGGCGCCTTCGTGTCGTACGCGCGGGAGTTCCTGGGGGAGAGGGGCGCCTACACCGCGGGCTGGATGTACTTCCTGAACTGGGCGACCACCGGTATCGCCGACATCACCGCGGTCGCCACCTACACCCACTACTGGGGCATGTTCTCCGACATCCCGCAGTGGGTGATCGCGCTGATAGCCCTCGCGGTCGTCCTCACCGTGAACCTGATCTCGGTGAAGATCTTCGGCGAACTGGAGTTCTGGTTCGCGATCGTCAAGGTCAGCGCCTTGGTGATCTTCATGTGCATCGGCATCTTCCTGCTGGTCACCCAGCACCCGGTCGACGGCCACCACCCCGGCCCGTCCCTGATCACCGACAACGGCGGCATCTTCCCCAACGGTCTGCTGCCG contains:
- a CDS encoding FadR/GntR family transcriptional regulator → MEAVLSHLRGAIERGEYAIGDKLPSEAELCRTLEVSRPVLREALRALQTMGLTVSRTGKGTFVVANAVEDPTFGDYAASDLLEVRRHIEIPVAGYAAVRRTPENLDHLAHLLDRMERETDTTAWVAMDTLFHLAVAEAAQNPVFRRVIEEIRDALARQSAFLNELGGRREQSNREHRAIVEALVDGSEHDAVEAMSHHLDRVETTLTDIVRPQRTDDLPTEGGPEA